One window of Streptomyces sp. SUK 48 genomic DNA carries:
- a CDS encoding NUDIX domain-containing protein: MVRNERCQVLLLKHRMWPADRPWGLPTGYAVKSEEFPMTVVREVREETGLEVVPGRLVQVTSGYRLRAEIAYEALHVGGTLKLDGFEILEAKWFDPDALPEGMQESHVQLIKTDGAPT, from the coding sequence GTGGTGCGGAACGAGCGATGTCAAGTCCTGTTGCTGAAACACCGCATGTGGCCCGCCGACCGGCCCTGGGGGCTGCCGACCGGTTACGCGGTCAAGAGCGAGGAATTCCCGATGACCGTTGTCCGGGAGGTCCGGGAGGAAACCGGTCTCGAAGTCGTTCCCGGGCGCCTGGTCCAGGTGACCAGCGGTTACAGGCTCCGCGCGGAAATCGCGTACGAGGCGCTTCACGTGGGCGGAACTCTCAAGCTCGACGGCTTCGAGATCCTGGAGGCGAAATGGTTCGACCCGGACGCACTCCCGGAGGGGATGCAGGAGTCTCACGTCCAGCTGATCAAGACGGACGGCGCACCGACCTGA
- a CDS encoding G1 family glutamic endopeptidase: MSATIRLTAATAVAAAVLSALATSPAAAAAAPALRMTPVSGHISSHHLVGGIRNSTSSNWAGYAATGTTFTSVSASWVQPAVSCSSSTTYSSFWIGIDGDGSNSVEQTGTEADCSSGRAVYSSWYEMYPAYPVNYSNAVSAGDHFTSTISRSGTSYTLTLTDTTKGWTKTTKKTQSGLSNASAEVIAEAPSSSSGVLPLSNFGTANFTNATANGQAIGNYSPDKINMASGSTTKATTSSLSGGENFSVAFNHS; encoded by the coding sequence ATGTCTGCCACGATCCGCCTCACCGCAGCCACAGCCGTCGCCGCCGCCGTCCTGTCGGCCCTGGCGACCTCCCCCGCGGCCGCCGCCGCCGCGCCGGCGCTGCGCATGACCCCGGTCAGCGGTCACATCAGCAGTCACCACCTGGTCGGTGGCATCAGGAACAGCACCAGCTCCAACTGGGCCGGCTACGCCGCGACCGGTACGACGTTCACCAGCGTCTCGGCGAGCTGGGTGCAGCCGGCGGTCAGCTGCTCCAGCTCGACCACGTACTCGTCGTTCTGGATCGGCATCGACGGCGACGGCAGCAACTCCGTGGAGCAGACGGGCACCGAGGCGGACTGCTCCAGCGGCCGGGCGGTGTACTCGTCCTGGTACGAGATGTACCCGGCGTACCCGGTGAACTACAGCAACGCGGTGAGCGCGGGTGACCACTTCACCTCGACGATCAGCCGCAGCGGCACCTCGTACACGCTCACCCTCACGGACACCACCAAGGGCTGGACGAAGACCACCAAGAAGACGCAGAGCGGTCTGTCCAACGCGTCCGCCGAGGTCATAGCCGAGGCGCCGTCCAGCTCCTCCGGCGTGCTGCCGCTGTCGAACTTCGGCACCGCGAACTTCACCAACGCCACCGCCAACGGCCAGGCCATCGGCAACTACTCGCCCGACAAGATCAACATGGCCTCGGGCAGCACCACCAAGGCGACGACGTCCTCGCTCAGCGGCGGCGAGAACTTCTCGGTCGCCTTCAACCACAGCTGA
- a CDS encoding AMP-dependent synthetase/ligase encodes MRPHDPPHPADAPVPAVDYDGRPLLVAPHTRRLDGAVREAVVPPLAAPVTHGSLADLPFDNAAADPDAVVLSRKLRDGRWKDITAARFAEEVLAVAKGLIAEGLAPGDRIAIMARTTYEWTLLDFAAWAAGLVTVPVYPTSSLFQTRWILHDSGAVALVTETGAQAAALGPELQHLPELRHLWVMEKGHVERLVDAGAPVPEGEVGVRRGMLGPATLATLVYTSGTTGRPKGCALSHGNFFAEVDNAIELLHPVFRQHDSDPSVLLFLPLSHVFGRMVAIACVRARVRLGHAPSLKAEELLPDLAAFQPTALLTIPYMLEKIFNSARAQAESGGRGAVFDRAAAVARRFGEALRASQSGTGDGPGRVLRTQRGFYDPLVYRRIRTAMGGRVRHVICGGSPLGRRLAAFYAGAGIEIYEGYGLTETTGASTVTPPLRPRLGTVGWPLPGTRVRIAADGEILVCGDHVLRGYWDPGAGGVVPVTREGWLHTGDLGELDDDGYLTITGRKKELLITSGGKSVAPAPLENWLRQHPLISQVILVGDGRPYVAALLTLDAEGVTHWRQMNGKHPVPPELVADDAELRAILQRAVDDANRLVSRPESIRRFTVLPYDFTEGAGHLTPSMKLRRARILADFAQEVEGLYDGV; translated from the coding sequence CTGCGTCCCCACGACCCCCCGCACCCCGCCGACGCCCCGGTCCCCGCCGTCGACTACGACGGCCGGCCCCTCCTCGTCGCGCCCCACACCCGGCGCCTCGACGGAGCCGTACGGGAAGCGGTCGTACCGCCCCTCGCGGCGCCGGTGACCCACGGGTCCCTGGCCGACCTGCCGTTCGACAACGCGGCCGCGGACCCGGACGCCGTGGTGCTCAGCCGCAAGCTCAGAGACGGCCGCTGGAAGGACATCACCGCGGCGCGGTTCGCCGAGGAGGTGCTCGCGGTGGCGAAGGGGCTGATCGCGGAGGGGCTGGCGCCCGGGGACCGGATCGCGATCATGGCGCGCACGACGTACGAGTGGACGCTGCTCGACTTCGCCGCGTGGGCCGCCGGGCTCGTGACCGTCCCCGTCTACCCCACCTCCTCCCTCTTCCAGACCCGCTGGATACTGCACGACTCGGGTGCGGTCGCCCTCGTGACCGAGACCGGCGCCCAGGCCGCCGCGCTCGGGCCCGAGCTGCAACACCTGCCGGAACTTCGGCACTTGTGGGTCATGGAGAAGGGGCATGTGGAGCGGCTCGTCGACGCGGGGGCGCCGGTGCCGGAGGGCGAGGTCGGGGTGCGGCGCGGCATGCTCGGGCCCGCCACCCTCGCCACCCTCGTCTACACCTCCGGCACCACCGGGCGCCCCAAGGGCTGCGCCCTCTCGCACGGCAACTTCTTCGCCGAGGTGGACAACGCGATCGAACTGCTCCACCCCGTCTTCAGGCAGCACGACAGCGACCCGTCCGTCCTCCTCTTCCTGCCCCTCTCCCATGTGTTCGGGCGCATGGTCGCCATCGCCTGCGTCCGCGCCCGCGTCCGCCTCGGGCACGCGCCCAGCCTCAAGGCCGAGGAGCTGCTGCCGGACCTCGCCGCCTTCCAGCCCACCGCCCTGCTGACCATCCCCTACATGCTGGAGAAGATCTTCAACTCGGCCCGCGCGCAGGCGGAGTCGGGCGGCCGGGGCGCCGTCTTCGACCGTGCCGCCGCCGTCGCCCGGCGCTTCGGCGAGGCGCTCCGGGCGAGCCAGTCCGGCACCGGCGACGGACCCGGCCGCGTCCTGCGCACCCAGCGCGGCTTCTACGACCCCCTCGTCTACCGCCGTATCCGCACGGCGATGGGCGGCCGGGTGCGGCACGTCATCTGCGGCGGGTCCCCGCTCGGACGCCGCCTCGCCGCGTTCTACGCCGGCGCGGGCATCGAGATCTACGAGGGGTACGGCCTCACGGAGACCACCGGCGCCAGCACCGTCACGCCACCGCTCCGGCCCCGCCTCGGCACCGTGGGCTGGCCGCTGCCCGGCACCCGGGTGCGGATCGCCGCGGACGGGGAGATCCTGGTCTGCGGCGACCATGTGCTGCGCGGCTACTGGGACCCGGGGGCCGGCGGTGTCGTCCCGGTCACCCGCGAAGGCTGGCTGCACACCGGTGACTTGGGCGAACTGGACGATGACGGCTACCTCACCATCACGGGCCGCAAGAAGGAACTCCTCATCACCTCCGGCGGCAAGTCCGTCGCCCCCGCCCCGCTGGAGAACTGGCTGCGCCAGCACCCCCTGATCTCCCAGGTGATCCTGGTCGGCGACGGCCGTCCGTACGTCGCGGCCCTGCTCACCCTCGACGCCGAGGGCGTCACGCACTGGCGGCAGATGAACGGGAAGCACCCCGTGCCGCCCGAACTCGTCGCCGACGACGCCGAGTTGCGGGCCATCCTCCAGCGTGCCGTGGACGACGCCAACCGTCTCGTCTCCCGGCCCGAGTCCATCCGCCGCTTCACCGTCCTGCCGTACGACTTCACGGAGGGGGCCGGGCACCTCACGCCGTCCATGAAGCTGCGGCGCGCGCGGATTCTCGCGGACTTCGCCCAAGAGGTGGAGGGGCTGTACGACGGGGTGTGA
- a CDS encoding MaoC/PaaZ C-terminal domain-containing protein, with translation MSTVLDKSPGLMRELAAGAVRSLRRRPSAGASYPGTRLVLRGVRADPDRLARYARVCGFPSTARELPLPYLHVLAFPLTLRLLGARGFPLPLPGLVHTSIELVRHAPLPVPEPYEFTVYVSGLAPHRRGTEATVVTQARLGGEPVWESRSTYLSRHRTTDGAAAAPPPEPTAPLPFRVRWSLPGGLGRAYAAVSGDRNPIHLTRLTARPFGFPRAIAHGMWTAARCLAEFGDADAARVEFRAPVLLPGTVRYGAAPEGGRFELRGGEDRVHVSGWAGPAGPGRGTPGGSAR, from the coding sequence ATGTCGACCGTCCTCGACAAGTCGCCTGGGCTGATGCGGGAGTTGGCGGCCGGCGCGGTGCGCTCGCTGCGCAGGCGCCCATCGGCGGGGGCCTCGTACCCGGGCACGCGGCTGGTGCTGCGGGGGGTGCGGGCGGACCCGGACCGGCTGGCGCGGTACGCGCGCGTGTGCGGTTTCCCGTCCACGGCGCGGGAGTTGCCCCTCCCCTACCTCCATGTCCTCGCGTTCCCGCTGACGCTGCGGCTGCTCGGCGCCCGGGGCTTCCCGCTCCCGCTGCCGGGGCTGGTGCATACCTCGATCGAGCTCGTCCGGCACGCTCCGCTGCCCGTGCCGGAGCCGTACGAGTTCACGGTGTACGTCTCGGGGCTGGCCCCGCACCGGCGCGGTACGGAGGCGACGGTGGTGACGCAGGCGCGGCTGGGCGGGGAGCCGGTGTGGGAGTCCCGCAGCACGTACCTGTCCCGGCACCGCACGACGGACGGCGCCGCCGCGGCTCCTCCCCCGGAGCCGACGGCCCCCCTCCCGTTCCGCGTGCGGTGGTCGCTGCCCGGCGGTCTGGGCCGCGCCTACGCCGCCGTCTCGGGCGACCGCAACCCCATCCACCTCACCCGCCTCACCGCCCGCCCCTTCGGCTTCCCCCGCGCGATCGCCCACGGCATGTGGACGGCGGCGCGCTGCCTGGCGGAGTTCGGGGACGCCGACGCGGCACGGGTGGAGTTCCGGGCGCCGGTGCTGCTGCCGGGGACGGTGCGGTACGGCGCGGCGCCGGAGGGCGGCCGGTTCGAGCTGCGGGGCGGGGAGGACCGGGTGCATGTGTCGGGGTGGGCCGGGCCGGCGGGCCCGGGGCGGGGGACGCCCGGAGGCTCGGCTCGGTAA
- the lgt gene encoding prolipoprotein diacylglyceryl transferase — protein sequence MLLAAIPSPSVNGFHLGPLYIHFYGLMYVVGIGLAVYVGRRRWQAAGGDPELVDEVAMWGVPFGILGGRIYFDLTTPKEIPPHWWGPLAVWDGGLGIWGGVALATVVCVWRLRRAGASVAGMMDALAPCLLIAQAIGRVGNYFNQELFGGPTSLPWGLEIDPAHRPDGYLQSPAFHPTFLYELIWDLLLAALLIRLGRTGRLRPGSLFPLYVAGYSAFRIFEESLRVDYSQYFLGLRLNFYIAAAVALAGVTWFVLLQRRPPKAAPAPAPAVESADGAR from the coding sequence ATGCTGCTAGCCGCCATCCCCTCCCCCTCGGTGAACGGTTTCCACCTGGGGCCGCTGTACATCCACTTCTACGGCTTGATGTACGTCGTGGGCATCGGCCTCGCCGTCTATGTGGGCCGGCGCCGCTGGCAGGCCGCGGGCGGGGACCCGGAGCTGGTGGACGAGGTCGCGATGTGGGGTGTGCCGTTCGGCATCCTGGGCGGCCGGATCTACTTCGACCTGACCACGCCGAAGGAGATCCCGCCGCACTGGTGGGGGCCGCTGGCGGTGTGGGACGGCGGTCTGGGCATCTGGGGCGGCGTCGCGCTGGCCACGGTGGTCTGCGTGTGGCGGCTGCGCCGGGCGGGCGCCTCGGTCGCCGGGATGATGGACGCGCTGGCTCCCTGCCTGCTGATCGCGCAGGCGATCGGCCGTGTCGGCAACTACTTCAACCAGGAGCTGTTCGGCGGTCCGACGAGCCTGCCCTGGGGCCTGGAGATCGACCCGGCCCACCGCCCCGACGGCTACCTCCAGTCCCCGGCCTTCCACCCCACCTTCCTCTACGAACTGATCTGGGACCTCCTGCTGGCCGCCCTCCTGATCCGCCTCGGCCGCACCGGCCGGCTCCGCCCGGGCAGCCTGTTCCCCCTCTACGTCGCCGGCTACTCCGCCTTCCGGATCTTCGAGGAGTCCCTCCGCGTCGACTACTCCCAGTACTTCCTGGGCCTGCGCCTCAACTTCTACATCGCGGCGGCGGTGGCCCTGGCGGGTGTGACGTGGTTCGTCCTGCTGCAACGCCGGCCCCCGAAGGCCGCCCCCGCTCCCGCCCCGGCCGTCGAATCGGCGGACGGGGCCCGCTGA
- a CDS encoding TetR/AcrR family transcriptional regulator, whose amino-acid sequence MGGGRTRRMPRAERERQMLDAAVEIIARHGYTAASMDEIAELAGVSKPLVYLYLNSKDDLFTACIRREAAALTEAVRAAVRPALPADRQLWDGVRAFFTYTAGHPDGWTVLHLQARTHGPRFAAEADAVRAEMTAFVTRLIATAARESRDSRDLSAQEIEGLAVALVGAAESLADRANATPGVTAAQSSATLMNFAWSGLGNLMSGNHWAPPGVASPAAVRR is encoded by the coding sequence ATGGGTGGCGGCAGGACCAGGCGGATGCCGAGGGCGGAGCGCGAGCGGCAGATGCTCGACGCCGCCGTGGAGATCATCGCCCGGCACGGGTACACGGCCGCGTCGATGGACGAGATAGCCGAACTGGCGGGCGTCTCCAAGCCGTTGGTCTATCTCTACCTCAACTCCAAGGACGACCTCTTCACCGCGTGCATCCGCCGTGAGGCCGCCGCGCTGACCGAGGCCGTGCGCGCGGCGGTCCGGCCCGCGCTCCCCGCCGACCGCCAGCTCTGGGACGGCGTGCGGGCGTTCTTCACGTACACCGCAGGGCATCCCGACGGCTGGACCGTCCTCCACCTCCAGGCCCGCACCCACGGCCCCCGGTTCGCCGCCGAGGCCGACGCCGTGCGCGCGGAGATGACCGCCTTCGTCACCCGCCTGATCGCGACCGCCGCCCGGGAGTCCCGGGACTCCCGCGACCTTTCCGCCCAGGAGATCGAGGGCCTGGCCGTCGCCCTGGTCGGCGCCGCCGAATCCCTGGCCGACCGGGCCAACGCCACCCCCGGCGTCACCGCCGCCCAGTCCTCCGCCACCCTGATGAACTTCGCCTGGTCCGGCCTGGGCAACCTGATGTCCGGCAATCACTGGGCCCCGCCGGGGGTGGCGTCGCCGGCTGCCGTCCGTCGGTGA
- a CDS encoding DUF4229 domain-containing protein, producing the protein MLRYTLMRLGIFVGCLLVVWGAVYSGIFPRGFGSSNGLWIALLALVISAPISWVALRKERDRASMHVVGRVDRMKANLEANRSQEDIADDSARAHSQPS; encoded by the coding sequence ATGCTCCGCTACACGCTGATGCGCCTCGGTATCTTCGTGGGCTGCCTCTTGGTCGTCTGGGGAGCCGTCTACTCCGGCATCTTCCCGCGCGGCTTCGGCAGCTCCAACGGCCTGTGGATCGCCCTGCTCGCCCTGGTCATCTCGGCGCCGATCAGCTGGGTGGCGCTGCGCAAGGAGCGGGACCGGGCCTCGATGCACGTCGTCGGCCGGGTCGACCGGATGAAGGCGAACCTGGAGGCGAACCGCAGCCAGGAGGACATCGCCGACGACAGCGCGCGGGCCCACAGCCAGCCGTCGTAG
- a CDS encoding GNAT family N-acetyltransferase, with product MALTFTLEPPITPALRDDLLGLWADVSNAGGAVGFVPPVRREEIRPELVRHFVHMAEGRTRLLVGRDERGTTAAAAFLTGNPRHLNAHWLSLYSVMVHPRHQGKGYGRDLLAAAEDAARATAGIEAIRLSCRGGHGLERFYGSCGYKEVGRVPGAIRVAPGDDRDEIFMLLPLG from the coding sequence GTGGCCCTTACTTTCACGCTGGAACCCCCCATCACCCCCGCCCTGCGCGACGACCTCCTCGGCCTCTGGGCGGACGTGTCGAACGCGGGCGGTGCCGTCGGCTTCGTCCCGCCGGTCCGCCGCGAGGAGATACGGCCCGAGCTGGTGCGCCACTTCGTGCACATGGCGGAGGGCCGTACCCGCCTCCTCGTCGGCCGGGACGAGCGCGGCACGACCGCCGCCGCCGCGTTCCTCACCGGGAACCCGCGGCATCTGAACGCCCACTGGCTGTCGCTGTACTCCGTGATGGTCCACCCCCGCCACCAGGGCAAGGGCTACGGCCGCGACCTGCTCGCCGCCGCCGAGGACGCGGCCCGCGCGACGGCCGGCATCGAGGCGATCCGCCTGTCCTGCCGGGGCGGCCACGGCCTGGAGCGCTTCTACGGCTCCTGCGGCTACAAGGAGGTCGGCCGCGTCCCCGGCGCCATCCGCGTCGCCCCCGGCGACGACCGCGACGAGATCTTCATGCTGCTGCCCCTCGGCTGA
- the mqnE gene encoding aminofutalosine synthase MqnE — MDVGLKRALEEKVRSGERLTREDGIALYESDDLAWLGGLAHEVRTRKNGDVVHFNVNRHLNMTNVCTASCAYCSFQRKPGEKDAYTMRIEEAVKLAKAMETENLTELHIVNGLHPNLPWRYYPRSLRELKAALPNVSLKAFTATEIHHFETISGLTASEILDELIEAGLESLTGGGAEIFDWEVRRHIVDHRTHWEDWSRIHRLAHEKGLKTPATMLYGHIEEPRHRVDHVLRLRELQDETGGFQVFIPLRYQHDFVDMQDGKVRNKLQARTTMATGAEALKTFAVSRLLFDNVPHVKVFWVMHGVQTAQLALQHGADDMDGSVVEYKITHDADNYGTPNKLTREDLLDLIRDAGFRPVERNTRYEIIREYDPADPSRRDSPQPMRL; from the coding sequence ATGGACGTCGGGCTCAAGCGCGCGCTGGAGGAGAAGGTCCGCTCCGGTGAGCGGCTGACCCGTGAGGACGGCATCGCGCTGTACGAGTCGGACGACCTGGCCTGGCTCGGTGGTCTGGCGCACGAGGTGCGGACGCGCAAGAACGGCGACGTCGTGCACTTCAACGTCAACCGGCACCTGAACATGACGAACGTGTGCACGGCCTCCTGCGCGTACTGCTCCTTCCAGCGCAAGCCGGGGGAGAAGGACGCGTACACGATGCGCATCGAGGAGGCCGTCAAGCTCGCGAAGGCGATGGAGACGGAGAACCTCACCGAGCTGCACATCGTCAACGGGCTGCACCCGAACCTGCCGTGGCGCTACTACCCGCGGTCCCTGCGCGAGCTGAAGGCGGCGCTGCCGAACGTCTCCCTCAAGGCGTTCACGGCGACGGAGATCCACCACTTCGAGACGATCTCCGGTCTCACGGCGTCCGAGATCCTGGACGAGCTGATCGAGGCGGGCCTGGAGTCTTTGACCGGTGGCGGCGCGGAGATCTTCGACTGGGAGGTCCGCCGGCACATCGTGGACCACCGCACGCACTGGGAGGACTGGTCCCGGATCCACCGCCTGGCGCACGAGAAGGGTCTGAAGACCCCGGCCACGATGCTGTACGGCCACATCGAGGAGCCGCGCCACCGGGTCGACCACGTGCTGCGGCTGCGCGAACTCCAGGACGAGACCGGCGGCTTCCAGGTCTTCATCCCGCTGCGCTACCAGCACGACTTCGTGGACATGCAGGACGGCAAGGTCCGCAACAAGCTCCAGGCGCGGACCACGATGGCGACCGGCGCGGAGGCCCTGAAGACCTTCGCGGTCTCCCGGCTGCTGTTCGACAACGTCCCGCATGTGAAGGTCTTCTGGGTCATGCACGGCGTCCAGACGGCGCAGCTGGCCCTTCAGCACGGCGCGGACGACATGGACGGCTCGGTCGTCGAGTACAAGATCACGCACGACGCGGACAACTACGGTACGCCGAACAAGCTGACCCGCGAGGACCTGCTGGACCTCATCCGCGACGCCGGCTTCCGCCCCGTGGAGCGCAACACGCGCTACGAGATCATCCGCGAGTACGACCCCGCGGACCCGTCCCGCCGCGACTCCCCCCAGCCGATGCGCCTCTGA
- a CDS encoding Lrp/AsnC family transcriptional regulator has product MDAVDRQLIQALRENGRASYAELGRLVGLSGPSVTDRINRLEAAGVITGYRATVDSASLGLGVTALIGISLSDAADHEDVAQRLRDLKEIEDCWFIAGDDSFMLKARAADVDGLERIIRRLSGTKGVSRTRTTIVLSTKWENRVGELPEEV; this is encoded by the coding sequence ATGGACGCGGTGGACAGGCAGCTCATCCAGGCCCTGAGAGAGAACGGCCGGGCCTCCTACGCGGAGCTGGGGCGCCTCGTCGGACTGTCGGGGCCCAGCGTCACCGACCGCATCAACCGGCTGGAGGCGGCCGGTGTCATCACCGGTTACCGCGCGACGGTCGACTCCGCCTCCCTCGGTCTCGGTGTCACCGCCCTGATCGGCATCTCGCTCTCCGACGCGGCCGACCACGAGGACGTGGCGCAGCGGCTGCGGGACCTCAAGGAGATCGAGGACTGCTGGTTCATCGCCGGCGACGACTCCTTCATGCTCAAGGCGCGCGCGGCCGACGTGGACGGCCTGGAGCGGATCATCCGCCGGCTCAGCGGGACCAAGGGCGTCTCGCGGACCCGTACCACCATCGTGCTGTCCACGAAGTGGGAGAACCGGGTCGGGGAGCTGCCCGAAGAGGTCTAG
- a CDS encoding UbiX family flavin prenyltransferase, with translation MPWIVGVSGASGTPYAAAVLRALLAAGEAVDLVVSRASRLTLLDETGISFRDAHWQDDLREWLARGADGKPGTFAVDLDGLRYWNAGDLAAGPSSGSYPAKGMLIVPASTACVAGVALGLSKDLLQRTASVTLKERRTLVVAVRETPLNGQTLRHLVALDDAGASVVPASPAFYAGATHIQDLVDFVAGRVLDAAGVEHGLYRRWRGELGGGAAQ, from the coding sequence GTGCCTTGGATCGTGGGGGTGTCCGGTGCTTCCGGGACGCCGTATGCGGCTGCCGTGCTGCGGGCGTTGCTGGCGGCGGGGGAGGCCGTCGACCTGGTGGTCAGCAGGGCCTCCCGGCTGACGCTGCTGGACGAGACGGGGATCTCGTTCCGGGACGCCCACTGGCAGGACGACCTGCGGGAATGGCTGGCTCGCGGGGCCGACGGCAAGCCCGGGACCTTCGCGGTGGACCTCGACGGGCTGCGGTACTGGAACGCGGGCGATCTCGCGGCGGGCCCGTCCTCGGGGTCGTACCCGGCCAAGGGCATGCTCATCGTGCCGGCCTCCACGGCCTGTGTGGCGGGGGTCGCGCTGGGCCTGTCCAAGGACCTGCTCCAGCGCACGGCGAGCGTCACCCTGAAGGAACGCCGCACCCTCGTCGTCGCCGTACGGGAGACCCCGCTGAACGGCCAGACCCTGCGGCATCTCGTCGCCCTGGACGACGCGGGCGCCTCGGTCGTCCCCGCCTCGCCCGCCTTCTACGCGGGCGCCACGCACATCCAGGACCTGGTGGACTTCGTCGCCGGACGGGTGCTGGACGCGGCGGGCGTCGAGCACGGGCTGTACCGGCGCTGGCGGGGCGAACTGGGCGGCGGCGCGGCCCAGTAG
- the mqnP gene encoding menaquinone biosynthesis prenyltransferase MqnP, which produces MPQPGRTKAFLRLVMIEHSVFALPFAYIASLTAMYTLDKNIHWARLLLVTVCMVGLRTFAMAVNRIIDREIDARNPRTAHRELVTGAMSVRHAWTGALVALVVFLGAAALLNPLCLALAPIAVIPMVVYPYGKRFTNFPQAILGIAQAMGPIGGWLAISGSWSWDAVILGLAVGVWIGGFDLIYACQDVETDRAIGVKSVPARFGIPAAIRGARACHTITTALFVWYALATHAGAFFWLGLVIVAGAFVYEHRIVRPHDLTRLNRAFFSVNGFIGIALFVCALLDLLVRGLTV; this is translated from the coding sequence ATGCCGCAGCCGGGACGCACCAAGGCGTTCTTGCGCCTGGTGATGATCGAGCACTCGGTCTTCGCGCTCCCCTTCGCCTACATCGCCTCCCTGACGGCGATGTACACGCTGGACAAGAACATCCACTGGGCCCGGCTGCTGCTGGTCACCGTCTGCATGGTGGGCCTGCGCACCTTCGCGATGGCCGTGAACCGGATCATCGACCGGGAGATCGACGCCCGCAATCCGCGCACCGCGCACCGTGAGCTGGTGACCGGCGCGATGTCGGTACGGCACGCCTGGACCGGCGCGCTCGTCGCCCTCGTGGTCTTCCTGGGCGCCGCCGCGCTCCTGAACCCGCTGTGCCTGGCCCTCGCGCCCATCGCGGTGATCCCGATGGTGGTCTACCCCTACGGGAAGCGGTTCACGAACTTCCCGCAGGCCATCCTGGGTATCGCCCAGGCCATGGGCCCCATCGGCGGCTGGCTCGCGATCTCCGGCAGCTGGTCCTGGGACGCGGTGATCCTCGGCCTCGCCGTCGGCGTCTGGATCGGCGGCTTCGACCTGATCTACGCCTGCCAGGACGTGGAGACCGACCGCGCCATCGGCGTGAAGTCGGTCCCGGCCCGCTTCGGCATCCCGGCCGCGATCCGGGGCGCCCGCGCCTGCCATACGATCACCACCGCGCTGTTCGTCTGGTACGCGCTCGCCACCCACGCCGGCGCCTTCTTCTGGCTCGGCCTGGTCATCGTGGCCGGCGCGTTCGTCTACGAGCACCGGATCGTGCGCCCGCACGACCTGACCCGGCTCAACCGGGCGTTCTTCAGCGTCAACGGTTTCATCGGGATCGCCCTTTTCGTGTGCGCTCTGCTGGACCTCCTGGTCCGGGGCCTGACCGTCTGA